In Paenibacillus protaetiae, the genomic stretch ATTATTTTTATTTTTAGCCAGCTTGCTTTCCCCATTGCCGCTCTCAAGCTTCATAACCGCAATCGTAAAATAAGCGTTAATTCCGTATTCTTCTTCAATCTCAAGCACAGCTTGCTCCAGGCCGTGGCCTTCGAGATCCGTTCCTTCAAACAGCTGCGCAATATGCTCTTCGGTCAATCCCGAATCCGATTTTACTTGCAGCGTTGGTTTCGCCGGGTTGCTGGCATCAGGCTGATCATCCGGAAGCGAAACCGCTCTTTTGACCAGAACATCGGATACCGAAGCAATCCGGACAGGCGCATCCTGCACGGCCGCGGCCGAGACGGACGGCTCTGGCTGCTCCTCAACCGGCACAACGTAATTGCCATGCACATATCCGCCGCCGGACAGCTCCATCCAGCCGTTTGGCGTAGTCCCTTTTACTTCTATCGTTGTGCCCTGTTCCACCACTTTTACAATTTTGGAGTCGGCGCTTGCACTTACACGGACATTTAAGTAATAAGCTGTCACTTTATAGGTTTCTAATTCCGGCGCTGCAGCCGCCTTGCTTTCCAGCGATACGGGAACGGCGCTGATTTCCGGCTCTGCCGCAACCGGCTCCTGAAGCTTGACCGTATCCTCCGCCAGCTGTTTCGTTGTAAGCGCCGCCAGCAATAGCTGCGGATCCTCTTTCCCGAGCCCTACAGTCTCCCAGTGTCCGGCACCGCTTGCCTTGAGGTTATGTAACAGCACGCCGCTTGATTGATTAGTTTCCAACGCAGCTTTAATTGTGGTTTGGAACCTTATTTGAACAATGAATAACATGAGAAGGCTCAATCCTAAAAGAATCACTAATTTATTCCTTTTACGCATGACTACACCTCTTCCTTATTTGTTAAGGTAACTCGTCACGATATAGGTTAGATTGTACACATGCAAGACGGAAAAGCGTGTCAGAAGCTGTATGAGAAATTTATGTTTGTTTGTCGACCTTGCTCAAGTTTGCATGGATACAAACGAACCCGAGCGGAAAATATTCGAGTTTTGCCTGTTCATTACGAACCCGCCCATGCTTGTATATATGTCCCATGCCTTCGCCATATGATGAGGAATCTCTCATGATTTACGCTTTTTCAGCTTCCTTTCGCCAATGGCCCGGTCGTATTTAAGCAAAATACAGGAGCGGCATACAGCAAAAAAAACCGGGGTCCCCTATTCGTGGAACCCCGGTTGCGGCAATAGAAAAACCGGGTCTCCATGTCCTGTCCATGGAACCCGGTTTGAGTACGATCACATTTTGTTTACGATTTTTAGTACCATATCGCGCGTCAGTTTATTGCCGCCAATGGAGATGATTTTCACCGTAGCATGTGCCAGCGCCAAAGGAATTTTACAAAAATCTTTTGCCGGCCCTTTTTTCAATTCCTTCGTATATTCATCGGCAAGCTTCAAGTTTCGCCGCGTATAAGCCAGCATTTCCTTCATACCCCAGCCATCCGGAAAAAAATCAACGCCCCGCTCCAAATCTTCTTTACGGTTGCGCAAAATATTAACCGCTTGCAATCCCCGTCCAAACGCAACCGCCTTTTCCCGGTCGGAGTCCGTTTTGTCATACCACATCCATAGATCGGACAACATCTCTCCGACAAGCCCGGCAACGCTGTAGGTGTAGCCGTCCAAATCCTCTTCCGTACGAATCGTCCATTTCTTCCCTACCCAGTCTGCCATCAGCTTGGACATTTTGGCCGTATAGTGGTTAACCGTTTCCATAATCGAAGACGGGCAGAGCTGCATCCATTCCGGAAGCCGCAGGCTGACAGCAGGGAGTATATCCTTATGCGGCGCCAGCAGGTTCTTAATGCCATCGGACACCGATGGAGAAGCTTTAATCGTGTCGTGTACGCCGTAAAGCAGCTCCGTTTTTAAATGATCCGGAATTTGCTCATGATCTTCGATTTCATCAATTGCGCGCATACATAAATAAGCAGCACCTACAGCTTCTTTTAGCCCTTGTTCCAAACGGCTGATCGGAATAAAAAAAGTCCTGCTCGTTTGCTGGAGCATAGTCATGGCGTCGTTCATCGCAATGTTCGTAATGGTACTCCCTCCAAAAATCAGTTCAGTATAGTCTAATGATACCATAGGAAGCATAACGGAACCAAATACGGCGGCGCTGCAACGCGTCCCGTTACAGCATGTTCCTCTTGGTATAATAGGAAAAAAGCCCTGAGCAAGCTCCTTTCCCAGGAGCTTGCTCAGGGCTGCCGCTTCTGCCTACAGGCGCGGGCGCAGATGCTCTCTTCGTTCGCCAAACACTTTAATCTCCAAATCCTCCAGCCTTCTTTTCATCATAAACTGGTCATAGGATTCTTTGTTTTTAAGCAGCTCGACATGGATGTCGGCCAGATCGGCTTCGAATCTCGCGATGATTTCCTGCATTCTCGTATAGTCTTTTATGATTTCATCGAGGTACTCGTCTACCTCCTGGGAGTCATAACCTCTCATTTTCTTTTCAAATTGCTTGTCGTGAATCGACTGCGCATCCAGATGGATACCGTATTGAGTCAAGTTTCCCATTGTGTTACCCCTCTCAGACCGTTATTGAATTAGGCCATTTTTCCAATCCTTTATCCTTTAATATACGACTAAATTCGACTTTCTGCAAAGCAAATAGGCCGTCTTTTTTTAGACAGCCCCAAATACAGCTTTACCCTGTAAGCTACGCCACGCTATAAATTACAGACGAACTTGCTCCTTGACGACAGCCAGCCGGTGGATGACCGCATATTGGCGGTATTCCAGACGTTCGATCCGGCAGCCTGCTCCGATATGGACACGGTTCCCGCGCACAGCCCCGGCAGTGATATGGTCCAGGTGCAATTCGTCACCTTCAATTGTTTCGGCGGTCAGAACGGCAGGACCGGAGGATTGAAACATCGACTTTAATCTAGCCAACTTACTCCGCTTGACCGTGATCGCTCCGCCGCCAATTTCACCTGCACGGCTTGCGCCAAGGAGCCGGAAGTCCAATCGGTCTGCGCTGAGCAGTCCATCCACTTCAAGCCCGCCCTTCAGCTGAATGTTTCCCGCCTCACAGCTCCCTTTCACGCTTAACATGCCGGTCAAATGCACGGACTCTGCCTTTAAATGATGATCGGTTATGACCGAACCGGTCACCTTCATCACACGCGAATGCATCGAACCTCGCACGCGGTATTCCCCGGTTACTTTCGCTTGTTGAGCCGCCAAATTGCCGTCAAAACTTGCCGTGCCGGTGCATTTTAAAGAGTCGCATTCCGTATCGCCCATAATTTCAGCTTCGCCCAAAATGTTAATATGGCGGAAGCGTCCTCCATAAGAAGTCGTTTGGCCGACCAGCTTCATGTTATGCAGCTTTTCGTCTGATTTCATTACAGCTTCTTCTCCTCTCGAATAGCAGCGTCAGGGTCGATCTGCAGCTCGGTCCGATATTCCACTAATCCGATGCGGCAGCCCGGCCCAATAAATACCCGATCACCCCGAACAACCTCGGCATTGGTATAGGAAATCCTCACTTCATCTCCTTCGATATGCTGCGCTTCCAGTGAAGGCGTCCATTTGGGGACAGCGGCGCCAAGCAGCTTGCTCCATAACTCGCGTTTCGCCCGCTGCACTTCAATTTGTTCGCCGCCGATTTCTTTGATTTTGGACGGGCCTTGCATCATGATGCTGATTTGACCGCCGTTCAGCAGCCCTCCGATTTTTATTCCGCCTGTGGCCTCAAACTGCTCGGCCGAGCAATCGCCTTCTATAGAAATTGCGCCATTTATTTTGCAGCGGTCGGCATGGAGCGGGCCTTTGGCTTTCAACTGGCCTTCCAGCAACAGTTCTTGGCCGGCAATGCCGCCTTCAACTTTCAGCCTCCCGTTAAATTGCATAACGGCTGCTGTCAGCCCGCCCTGGATTGTCGCCACGCCATTTGAGATAAACCGGTCAGCTTCCACATCACCCGCTACTTTCCCGACACCGTCCAGCTCAACAGCGGAATAACGCCCGCCGCCTCCGTTCCAGATGCCTTGCATGCGCATATCCGGATATTTTGCCGTTTCCATCCTTAATCCCCTCCGTTTAGAACAATTTTCCTTTCAGCTGCTCAACCTCAGCCTGAATCGATATCCGTGCCACAAGCTTGGCGCCTTGATCCAAATAAAAACCGGAATCAGCCGGCAGCAGCGCAGCGATCGAAATGCCCATTTTGCGAATAAACAGCAAATCGCATGGATGATCCCCCCATTTGCGGTAATCGCGGCTCAGCATGTCCAGTACCATTTCACCTTCATCTGCGCTCATATCGCCCGTTTGAAGAAGGCGGTCGGCCAATCCAAAAAACAATATGCGATCAAACGGGTACACAACATCTTCGGCGTCTTTGGAAGCCCAATAACGGAGTGCTTCTTTCGAAACAATGTTACGTTCAATAAGCGCAGCTTTGCTTATTTCATAATCGTACGGCGTGGCGGAAAGCATCTCCGCAACTTCATCCAGCGAGAAATCTTCTTTGCGGTCAACAATCTTTTCGATTCGGGACAAAATGAGCTGCCGCGGAAAAAACGTTTCCTGGCCGGTAAATGTAGATTTGCGGATAAACCACTGCTCCGGAATGAGCTGCTTTCGTTTCCATCTGTACAACTGGCCGTAAGAGATGCCCGTCAGCTCCAGCAGATCTTTTTTTGATATCAAATCCTGTTCCATCGAATCTCCTCCACTTTCAATGTAACATAACATTGTTACGTTGTAAATGAGTCCAAATTTATCATTCTGCCTTCATTCCATTCATAGGCTAAATGAGAAGGTTGTTTAGTGTCAGAAGAAGGATGGGTGAACATAATGACGATCGATCACGAGCTGCGGGAAGGTATTGCGTGGATGTCCCGCAGGCTGCTTGCGCAGCAGCACAGCGACGGCAGCTGGCGGTTTCCGTTTGACAGCGGAACGTCGCCGGATGCGTACTTGCTCATTGTGCTGCGGACGCTTGAAATCGATAATGAGCCGCTGCTGCGCAAGCTCCATGACCGCTTGCGGTCTGCCCAGCAGCCGGATGGCTCATGGAAGGTGTACCCCGACGAGGAACAGGGTAATCTGGCGGCTACGGTAGACGCTTATTACGCTTTGTTGTACAGCGGCTTCAGCCATGCCGGGGATGAGCAGATGCAGCTGGCGAAGCAGTTTATTTCCGAACAAGGCGGCTTGCGGAAGGTCGACAGCGTGCTGACCAAAGCGTTCCTGGCCGCGACCGGCCAATATCCGTGGCCAGCCTCCTTAGTGCTTCCAATAGAAGTGCTGCTCTTTCCGAACCACTTCCCGGTTAACCTATATGACTTCTCCAGTTATGCCCGCGTTCATTTTATTCCGATTTTGCTTCTTGCCGACCGCCGTTTCTCCGTTACGACGCCCATCTCCCCCGATTTGTCGGAGCTTAGTGCAACCCGTTCGGAGCTGACATGGGAATGGCGGCCGTCCGGGGACGGCTCGCGCCCGATGGATACTTGGGTAGATTCGCTGAAGCAGGCGGCAGGCAGCCTCGCCGGCTATCCCGCACAGCTGCGCGAGGATGCGCGCCGGAAGGCCGAACGTTATATGCTGGACCGCATTGAACCGGACGGCACGTTGTACAGCTACGGTACAGCTACGCTGCTTATGATTTTGGCGCTGCTGTCCTTAGGCTACGACAAGCGCCATCCCGTTATTATGCATGCGGTTGACGGTCTTCTTCGAACGCTGGCCGTAACAGATGACGGCGCTTACACTTTTATGCAGAATACGCCTTCCGCCGTTTGGGACACCGCGCTGCTTTCCCATGCCCTGCAGGAAGCCGGGGTTCCAGCCGATCATCCGGCTATCCAAAA encodes the following:
- a CDS encoding glucosaminidase domain-containing protein, with amino-acid sequence MLAALTTKQLAEDTVKLQEPVAAEPEISAVPVSLESKAAAAPELETYKVTAYYLNVRVSASADSKIVKVVEQGTTIEVKGTTPNGWMELSGGGYVHGNYVVPVEEQPEPSVSAAAVQDAPVRIASVSDVLVKRAVSLPDDQPDASNPAKPTLQVKSDSGLTEEHIAQLFEGTDLEGHGLEQAVLEIEEEYGINAYFTIAVMKLESGNGESKLAKNKNNLFGLNATSSTRASSFETKSDSVRTFGQILSENYVGKGYTTIDKVARKYCPSNPKWANLVYTIMKRDYKKL
- a CDS encoding squalene/phytoene synthase family protein; protein product: MTMLQQTSRTFFIPISRLEQGLKEAVGAAYLCMRAIDEIEDHEQIPDHLKTELLYGVHDTIKASPSVSDGIKNLLAPHKDILPAVSLRLPEWMQLCPSSIMETVNHYTAKMSKLMADWVGKKWTIRTEEDLDGYTYSVAGLVGEMLSDLWMWYDKTDSDREKAVAFGRGLQAVNILRNRKEDLERGVDFFPDGWGMKEMLAYTRRNLKLADEYTKELKKGPAKDFCKIPLALAHATVKIISIGGNKLTRDMVLKIVNKM
- a CDS encoding DivIVA domain-containing protein is translated as MGNLTQYGIHLDAQSIHDKQFEKKMRGYDSQEVDEYLDEIIKDYTRMQEIIARFEADLADIHVELLKNKESYDQFMMKRRLEDLEIKVFGERREHLRPRL
- a CDS encoding polymer-forming cytoskeletal protein — its product is MKSDEKLHNMKLVGQTTSYGGRFRHINILGEAEIMGDTECDSLKCTGTASFDGNLAAQQAKVTGEYRVRGSMHSRVMKVTGSVITDHHLKAESVHLTGMLSVKGSCEAGNIQLKGGLEVDGLLSADRLDFRLLGASRAGEIGGGAITVKRSKLARLKSMFQSSGPAVLTAETIEGDELHLDHITAGAVRGNRVHIGAGCRIERLEYRQYAVIHRLAVVKEQVRL
- a CDS encoding YhbD family protein, which encodes MEQDLISKKDLLELTGISYGQLYRWKRKQLIPEQWFIRKSTFTGQETFFPRQLILSRIEKIVDRKEDFSLDEVAEMLSATPYDYEISKAALIERNIVSKEALRYWASKDAEDVVYPFDRILFFGLADRLLQTGDMSADEGEMVLDMLSRDYRKWGDHPCDLLFIRKMGISIAALLPADSGFYLDQGAKLVARISIQAEVEQLKGKLF
- the shc gene encoding squalene--hopene cyclase, with amino-acid sequence MTIDHELREGIAWMSRRLLAQQHSDGSWRFPFDSGTSPDAYLLIVLRTLEIDNEPLLRKLHDRLRSAQQPDGSWKVYPDEEQGNLAATVDAYYALLYSGFSHAGDEQMQLAKQFISEQGGLRKVDSVLTKAFLAATGQYPWPASLVLPIEVLLFPNHFPVNLYDFSSYARVHFIPILLLADRRFSVTTPISPDLSELSATRSELTWEWRPSGDGSRPMDTWVDSLKQAAGSLAGYPAQLREDARRKAERYMLDRIEPDGTLYSYGTATLLMILALLSLGYDKRHPVIMHAVDGLLRTLAVTDDGAYTFMQNTPSAVWDTALLSHALQEAGVPADHPAIQNASAYLLGKQQYKRTDWAVHNPIDIAGGWGFSDSNTLNPDVDDTTAALRAIHRLAAKDEHHTDAWNRGLNWILSMQNKDGGWAAFEKDTDKEWLSWLPIHGARDVATDPSTADLTGRTLEFLGSAGLNHERFACIRRGTEWLMRHQEKDGSWYGRWGICYIYGTWAALTGLSAAGTIPQHPSVQRAVGWLLSIQNEDGGWGESCSSDVKRHYVPLGASIPSQTAWALDALIAVHPRPTSAIDKGIRLLLDMVRSPHGWTSHYPTGGGLPGLFYSDYYSYKSIWPLLALARYQKKYLHS